In Thalassospira marina, the following are encoded in one genomic region:
- a CDS encoding CocE/NonD family hydrolase, whose translation MPNSTYSVIENKWITLKDGTRLAARIWMPNSADITPVPAVLEFLPYRKRDGTSPRDESTYPVFAAAGIAGIRVDIRGSGESDGVIDGEYTQLELENACEIIAWIAEQAWSNCSVGMMGISWGGFNCLQVAALQPPALKAAISIASTVDRYNDDIHYKNGCHLAAQLSWASTMLAYQSRSPDPELVGDRWRDMWMERLENEPFFLEEWLEHQKRDDFWKHASIGEDFDAVKIPSMVMAGWADGYRNTPIRAIEGMPDRAKALIGPWVHKYPHFAWPKPRADFHGEAIRWWNRWLRDDKNGAEDLAQMRAYILDAVKPAPRRDHDNGFWIAKQSWQAPEMLHFHVRDDRLVGAKDAEAVVHSTDGQHDVFVKSPLDTGTAAGEYFTLKPDAEMAIDQARDDAGSLCFDTNILENDLDLLGRAEITLDVGCAADWANLCVRLVDIHPDGTAARIAFGVLNLAHRNLDANYNDPQPMPSGEKAAIKVVLDACGYRIRKGHKLRIAISTSYWPLILPDPFNAGVTIDTASIDLALPLLGDHEVIEMPEPENPDPLPTYIEHQPATTRREVRHNLSANKTEYCILEDTGSFEHPDTGLSTRQIRDETWAISPDDPTSLRGHALWTCDMEREGWFTRTVCRATLTCTQTDWRIEASVIAVEGDHEVYEKTWNRTIPRDFM comes from the coding sequence ATGCCCAATAGCACCTATTCCGTCATAGAAAACAAGTGGATCACCTTAAAGGATGGCACCCGCCTTGCCGCGCGGATCTGGATGCCCAACAGTGCCGATATTACCCCCGTCCCCGCCGTGCTGGAATTTCTGCCCTATCGCAAACGCGATGGCACCAGCCCGCGTGATGAATCCACCTATCCTGTTTTTGCCGCTGCCGGCATTGCCGGGATACGGGTCGATATTCGCGGATCAGGGGAATCTGACGGGGTCATTGACGGCGAATATACCCAGCTTGAACTTGAAAATGCCTGCGAAATCATCGCCTGGATCGCCGAACAGGCATGGTCGAATTGTTCTGTCGGCATGATGGGCATTTCATGGGGCGGCTTTAACTGCCTTCAGGTCGCAGCACTACAGCCCCCTGCCCTAAAGGCGGCCATTTCCATTGCCTCAACGGTGGATCGCTATAATGACGATATCCATTATAAAAATGGCTGTCATCTTGCCGCCCAGCTTTCCTGGGCATCCACCATGCTGGCCTATCAATCCCGCTCGCCCGACCCGGAACTGGTCGGTGATCGCTGGCGCGATATGTGGATGGAACGCCTGGAAAACGAACCTTTCTTCCTTGAAGAATGGCTTGAACACCAGAAACGCGATGATTTCTGGAAACATGCCTCAATCGGCGAGGATTTTGATGCCGTCAAAATCCCCTCGATGGTCATGGCGGGCTGGGCCGATGGCTATCGCAATACCCCCATCCGCGCGATTGAGGGCATGCCGGACCGCGCCAAGGCCCTGATTGGCCCCTGGGTGCATAAATATCCGCATTTTGCCTGGCCCAAACCGCGCGCCGATTTCCATGGCGAAGCCATCCGCTGGTGGAACCGCTGGCTGCGCGACGATAAAAACGGTGCCGAAGACCTTGCGCAAATGCGCGCCTATATCCTTGATGCTGTAAAACCTGCCCCACGCCGCGACCATGATAATGGCTTCTGGATCGCCAAACAAAGCTGGCAGGCACCGGAAATGCTGCATTTCCATGTCCGTGATGACCGCCTTGTTGGTGCCAAAGACGCCGAAGCCGTGGTGCATTCGACCGATGGCCAGCACGATGTTTTTGTAAAATCGCCGCTCGATACCGGCACGGCAGCGGGTGAATATTTCACCCTGAAACCCGATGCCGAAATGGCAATAGACCAGGCCCGCGATGATGCCGGGTCGCTGTGTTTTGACACAAACATTCTTGAAAACGACCTCGACCTTTTGGGGCGTGCCGAAATAACGCTTGATGTCGGCTGTGCGGCGGACTGGGCCAATCTGTGTGTCCGGCTGGTCGATATCCACCCGGATGGTACTGCTGCCCGTATTGCCTTTGGTGTTTTAAACCTTGCCCATCGCAACCTTGATGCCAATTACAACGACCCGCAACCCATGCCTTCGGGCGAAAAAGCTGCCATCAAAGTGGTTCTTGATGCCTGCGGATATCGCATTCGCAAGGGGCACAAACTTCGGATTGCCATTTCAACATCCTATTGGCCGCTGATCCTGCCCGATCCGTTTAACGCCGGTGTTACCATCGATACCGCATCCATCGACCTTGCCCTGCCCCTTCTGGGCGATCACGAGGTTATCGAAATGCCGGAACCGGAAAACCCCGATCCGCTGCCAACCTATATCGAACATCAACCTGCAACGACGCGGCGCGAAGTTCGCCATAACCTCAGCGCCAATAAAACCGAATATTGCATCCTGGAAGATACCGGTTCGTTCGAACATCCTGATACTGGCCTGTCCACCCGGCAAATCCGCGATGAAACCTGGGCGATCTCGCCTGATGATCCAACATCACTGCGCGGTCATGCCCTTTGGACCTGCGATATGGAACGCGAAGGCTGGTTTACCCGCACTGTTTGCCGCGCCACACTTACCTGCACCCAAACCGACTGGCGCATCGAAGCCAGCGTCATCGCGGTTGAAGGTGACCACGAGGTTTATGAAAAAACCTGGAACCGCACCATTCCCCGCGATTTCATGTAA
- a CDS encoding ABC transporter permease, with protein MDTAMEDGQPRRRRLKQRYPLTVLILQRLGLSAGLLLAVSILIFGGVEALPGDFAQTYLGQSATPQAIANIRSQLGLERPVTTRYFEWLGNAVQGDFGKSWASGNSVSEQIGKRLGNSLFLAFCAAIISVPLAVGLGMLAVHFRNRVPDRIINIISLAAISLPEFFIGYLLILFFAVKFGVASFPATVYDGMSFADRLSAIALPTATLVFVVLAHMMRMTRAAIISVMSSAYMETAELKGLGAFKTIIKHAAPNAIAPIVNVVALNLAYLVVGVVVVEVVFVYPGMGQYMVDAVTVRDMPVVQACGLIFAAVYILLNMVADLIAIVANPKLRHPR; from the coding sequence ATGGATACTGCCATGGAAGACGGCCAACCGCGCCGTCGCCGTTTGAAACAGCGTTACCCGCTGACAGTCCTGATCCTGCAAAGGCTGGGGCTTAGTGCCGGTTTATTGCTGGCTGTCTCGATCCTGATATTTGGTGGTGTGGAAGCCTTGCCGGGTGATTTTGCCCAAACCTATCTCGGGCAGTCCGCAACCCCACAGGCCATTGCCAATATCCGTTCGCAGCTTGGCCTCGAACGCCCTGTAACGACCCGCTATTTTGAATGGCTGGGCAATGCCGTGCAGGGTGATTTCGGCAAAAGCTGGGCCAGCGGAAATTCGGTTTCCGAGCAAATCGGCAAACGTCTGGGGAATTCGCTGTTTCTTGCATTCTGTGCGGCCATCATATCCGTGCCACTGGCTGTGGGCCTTGGCATGCTGGCCGTTCATTTTCGCAACCGGGTGCCTGACCGCATCATCAACATCATTTCGCTGGCAGCCATTTCCCTGCCCGAATTTTTTATTGGCTATCTGCTGATCCTGTTTTTCGCCGTCAAGTTCGGCGTCGCCAGTTTCCCGGCCACGGTCTATGACGGTATGTCCTTTGCCGACCGCCTTTCTGCCATTGCCCTGCCAACCGCAACGCTGGTTTTTGTGGTTCTGGCCCATATGATGCGCATGACACGCGCCGCCATTATCAGCGTCATGTCATCGGCCTATATGGAAACCGCAGAACTTAAGGGCCTTGGTGCCTTTAAAACCATCATCAAACACGCGGCCCCCAACGCCATTGCGCCAATTGTCAATGTCGTGGCCCTGAACCTTGCCTATCTGGTGGTGGGTGTAGTCGTCGTCGAGGTGGTTTTTGTCTATCCCGGCATGGGCCAGTATATGGTCGATGCCGTTACCGTGCGCGACATGCCCGTTGTACAGGCCTGTGGCCTTATTTTTGCGGCCGTTTACATCCTGCTGAACATGGTTGCCGATCTGATCGCCATTGTTGCCAACCCGAAACTGAGGCACCCGCGATGA
- a CDS encoding ABC transporter ATP-binding protein, whose protein sequence is MANMLSVRNLRIGATVYPPGEDPKDIEIVHGVSFDLERGKVLGLIGESGAGKSTIGLSALAYGRGGVRITGGEVLLDGEDILKADKKGIRKIRGARVCYVAQSAAAAFNPAHKLGDQVIEATLEHGLMTRDEARARALYLFQILGLPDPENFGDRYPHQVSGGQLQRAMTAMALCSNPELIVFDEPTTALDVTTQIDVLAAIKNAIEETGTAALYITHDLAVVAQISDDIMVLRHGNTVEYGTVQQIIEAPQEEYTQALISVRQTKQREAKDQSKALLSVNNVSASYGNGFKVLHDVSLHVPRGQTLAVVGESGSGKSTLARVITGLLPPSEGSITFADTDLPPQHKQRSRDQLRRIQLIYQMADTAMNPRQTVGQIIGRPLTFYFGLRGRKKKERVQELLDEIEMGSGFYDRYPAELSGGQKQRVAIARALAAEPELILCDEPTSALDPLVAEGILDLLMRLQKETQVSYLFITHDIAIVRAIADSVAVMLQGKLVDFGPRSSVLSPPFDDYTDLLLKSVPEMELGWLEKVLATRRMESAGN, encoded by the coding sequence ATGGCTAATATGTTATCTGTACGCAATCTGCGCATCGGTGCCACGGTTTACCCCCCGGGCGAAGACCCCAAGGATATCGAAATCGTCCATGGCGTTTCCTTCGATCTTGAACGGGGCAAGGTCCTTGGCCTGATCGGGGAATCCGGTGCAGGCAAATCCACCATCGGCCTTTCAGCACTGGCCTATGGCCGGGGTGGGGTGCGCATTACCGGCGGCGAAGTCCTGCTGGACGGCGAAGATATCCTCAAGGCCGATAAAAAAGGCATTCGCAAAATTCGCGGGGCGCGTGTCTGTTATGTTGCCCAATCGGCAGCAGCCGCCTTTAACCCGGCACACAAGCTGGGCGATCAGGTTATCGAGGCAACCCTTGAACATGGCCTGATGACCCGTGATGAAGCCCGCGCCCGCGCGCTTTATCTGTTCCAGATTTTAGGCCTGCCCGACCCGGAAAACTTTGGCGACCGTTACCCCCACCAGGTTTCAGGCGGGCAGTTGCAACGTGCCATGACGGCAATGGCGCTGTGCTCCAACCCCGAACTGATCGTTTTTGACGAACCCACAACCGCGCTGGATGTTACCACCCAGATCGATGTTCTGGCCGCCATCAAAAACGCCATCGAGGAAACCGGCACTGCGGCCCTTTACATCACCCACGATCTGGCCGTTGTCGCCCAGATTTCCGATGACATCATGGTGCTGCGCCACGGCAACACCGTGGAATATGGTACCGTCCAGCAGATTATCGAGGCCCCCCAGGAAGAATACACCCAGGCCCTGATATCTGTTCGCCAGACCAAACAGCGCGAAGCCAAGGACCAGTCCAAGGCGCTGCTATCGGTCAATAATGTTTCGGCATCCTATGGCAATGGCTTCAAGGTGCTGCACGATGTATCGCTGCATGTGCCGCGCGGTCAAACCCTGGCCGTGGTGGGTGAATCCGGCTCGGGAAAATCCACCCTCGCCCGTGTAATTACCGGCCTTTTGCCTCCCAGCGAAGGGTCCATCACCTTTGCCGATACCGACCTTCCCCCGCAGCACAAACAGCGCAGCCGCGACCAGTTGCGCCGTATCCAGCTGATCTATCAAATGGCCGATACCGCGATGAACCCGCGCCAGACGGTGGGGCAAATCATTGGCCGGCCGCTCACCTTTTATTTCGGCCTGCGCGGCCGCAAGAAAAAGGAACGGGTGCAGGAACTACTTGATGAAATCGAAATGGGTTCAGGCTTTTACGACCGTTACCCCGCCGAACTTTCCGGCGGGCAAAAACAGCGTGTCGCCATTGCCCGCGCCCTTGCCGCCGAACCGGAACTGATCCTGTGCGATGAACCAACATCCGCACTGGACCCGCTGGTGGCCGAAGGCATCCTTGATCTGCTGATGCGCCTGCAAAAGGAAACCCAGGTTTCCTATCTGTTCATCACCCACGATATCGCAATTGTGCGCGCAATTGCCGATTCAGTAGCCGTGATGCTGCAGGGTAAACTGGTGGATTTCGGCCCGCGTTCCAGCGTGCTGTCGCCACCGTTCGACGATTACACCGATCTGTTGCTTAAATCGGTGCCGGAAATGGAACTGGGCTGGCTGGAAAAAGTTCTGGCCACCCGCCGTATGGAAAGCGCCGGTAACTGA
- a CDS encoding ester cyclase, giving the protein MTPAELASLYRQYIDCLNSQDWDNLGNFVHEDAAHNGRPLGVAGYRAMLENDYAQIPDLRFNIDTLTCEAPMVASRLMFDCTPKGEFLGLPINGRKIKFAENVFYEYRDGKIINVLSVLDKVAIEAQLS; this is encoded by the coding sequence ATGACCCCGGCCGAACTTGCCAGCCTCTATCGCCAGTATATTGATTGCCTGAACAGCCAGGACTGGGACAATCTGGGAAATTTCGTGCATGAAGATGCCGCCCATAATGGCCGCCCGCTGGGCGTTGCCGGCTATCGCGCCATGCTTGAAAACGATTACGCCCAAATCCCCGATTTGCGCTTTAACATCGACACCCTGACCTGCGAAGCCCCCATGGTCGCCAGCCGCCTGATGTTTGACTGCACGCCAAAGGGCGAATTTCTAGGCCTGCCCATCAATGGCCGCAAAATCAAATTTGCCGAAAACGTCTTTTATGAATATCGCGACGGCAAGATCATCAATGTCCTTTCAGTCCTCGACAAAGTCGCGATCGAGGCACAATTAAGCTGA
- a CDS encoding ABC transporter permease produces MRLREIPITAWIGLIGIFLAFGCAIFAPLLAPYGEREIVGDIWLAADAQHLLGTDNLGRDLLSRLIFGARTTLFVALAASILSFSIGIFLSFTAAVSRGIIDQGLSRFNDLMMSIPTLIFALVVLAVLPQSLWILIAVMAVLDSTRVYRLGRAVALDVAVMEFVEAAKLRGEGKMWIIFREILPNTLSPLLAEFGLRFAFSILFLSTLSFLGLGIQPPAADWGGMVKDNKDGIIFGISAALIPGGAIAALAICVNMVVDWLLKRTSSLKGGRGDG; encoded by the coding sequence ATGAGATTACGTGAAATTCCCATCACTGCCTGGATCGGCCTGATTGGCATTTTCCTGGCATTTGGCTGCGCCATTTTTGCGCCCCTGCTGGCTCCTTATGGCGAACGTGAAATTGTTGGCGATATCTGGCTTGCCGCCGATGCCCAGCATCTTCTTGGCACCGACAATCTGGGCCGTGACCTGCTTTCGCGCCTTATCTTTGGCGCCCGCACCACCCTGTTTGTCGCCCTTGCCGCGTCGATCCTTTCCTTTTCGATCGGCATTTTCCTCAGCTTCACTGCTGCCGTTTCGCGCGGCATCATTGATCAGGGCCTCTCGCGCTTTAACGACCTGATGATGTCGATCCCAACCCTGATCTTTGCTTTGGTGGTGCTGGCGGTTCTCCCGCAAAGCCTCTGGATCCTGATTGCCGTGATGGCGGTTCTGGATTCCACGCGCGTTTACCGGCTGGGCCGTGCCGTTGCCCTTGATGTGGCGGTCATGGAATTTGTCGAAGCCGCCAAACTGCGCGGTGAAGGCAAAATGTGGATCATTTTCCGCGAAATCCTGCCCAATACCCTAAGCCCGCTTCTGGCCGAATTTGGTTTGCGCTTTGCCTTTTCCATCCTGTTCCTCTCCACCCTGTCCTTTCTGGGGCTGGGCATTCAACCGCCTGCGGCCGACTGGGGCGGCATGGTCAAGGATAACAAGGATGGCATCATCTTTGGCATTTCCGCGGCCCTTATTCCCGGTGGCGCAATTGCCGCCCTGGCAATTTGCGTGAATATGGTTGTGGACTGGCTTCTGAAACGAACTTCCAGCCTGAAGGGGGGCCGTGGTGATGGCTAA
- a CDS encoding alpha/beta hydrolase — MGQQEQAGVPEVQDESGQPAPPMPTDEGILAFQKQADGFYPPDAVNASIAQQREWYDAFCASFNPPDPAGLTYEDGEIAGVKVRYFHPSAQKTANCLLYFHGGGFVVGSCDSHHAICAEIAEFCGAELISVDYRLAPEHVWPAASDDGYAVLRHLLARGHCIVVIGDSAGANIAAGLMVRVMQEGGGDGEKGSIAGQVLVYPALGGDMTAGSYVEMAEAPGLSTQDVQYYRDILQAPDDEAVAYPLKAGDVGKLPPAYISSAFFDPLRDDGRDYAARLARAGVNVTYREEPQMVHGWLRARNMSVGARTGFDHLCRAIAGFCD; from the coding sequence ATGGGGCAGCAAGAACAGGCGGGGGTGCCGGAAGTGCAGGATGAATCGGGGCAGCCAGCGCCACCAATGCCAACGGATGAAGGTATTCTTGCCTTTCAAAAGCAGGCGGACGGGTTTTATCCACCGGATGCGGTGAATGCCAGCATTGCGCAGCAACGTGAATGGTATGACGCCTTTTGCGCCAGTTTTAATCCGCCAGACCCGGCTGGTTTAACCTATGAAGATGGAGAGATTGCCGGGGTGAAGGTACGGTATTTTCACCCGTCCGCGCAAAAAACCGCCAATTGCCTGCTTTATTTTCATGGGGGCGGGTTTGTTGTGGGGTCGTGCGACAGCCACCATGCCATTTGCGCCGAAATTGCCGAATTTTGCGGGGCAGAGCTGATATCCGTGGATTACCGTTTGGCACCCGAACATGTGTGGCCTGCGGCATCGGATGATGGTTATGCCGTTTTGCGCCACCTGCTGGCGCGTGGGCACTGCATTGTGGTGATTGGCGATAGCGCCGGGGCCAATATTGCCGCAGGCCTGATGGTGCGGGTGATGCAGGAAGGTGGTGGTGATGGTGAGAAAGGCAGTATCGCCGGGCAGGTGCTGGTTTATCCGGCTCTGGGTGGGGATATGACGGCAGGTTCCTATGTGGAAATGGCCGAGGCACCGGGGCTGAGCACGCAGGATGTGCAATATTACCGTGATATTTTACAGGCACCCGACGATGAGGCCGTGGCCTATCCGTTAAAGGCCGGTGACGTTGGAAAGCTGCCACCCGCCTATATTTCATCGGCATTTTTTGATCCGCTGCGTGATGACGGGCGGGATTATGCCGCCAGACTGGCGCGTGCCGGGGTGAATGTGACCTATCGTGAAGAACCGCAAATGGTGCATGGATGGTTGCGCGCCCGAAATATGAGCGTTGGCGCGCGCACAGGATTTGACCATTTATGCAGGGCGATTGCCGGGTTTTGTGACTGA
- a CDS encoding L-lactate dehydrogenase has product MKIGIVGAGMVGSSAGYAIALMGIASSVIFVDRNADLARAQAEDISHAVPFMSSCVVQAGDYADLKGASVVILAAGVSQKPGETRLELLGRNAAVFREVVGEVLRVAPDAILLIASNPVDIMTQITARLSGLPAERVIGSGTILDTARFRSLLGRHLQISPQSVHAYVLGEHGDSEVLAWSNARAGSEPLLSFATQLGAPLTGAIKAEIDDGVRNAAYKIINGKGATYYGIGAGLARIVKSIAQDQQDVLSVSIVTRHVAGIEDVALSIPRVVGAAGICADMMPTLDDGENEALHRSASMLKTTIEAVEL; this is encoded by the coding sequence ATGAAAATCGGTATTGTTGGGGCGGGCATGGTGGGCAGTTCGGCCGGATATGCCATTGCCCTGATGGGAATTGCCAGTTCGGTGATTTTTGTGGATCGCAATGCCGATCTTGCACGTGCCCAGGCCGAAGACATTTCGCATGCTGTGCCGTTCATGTCCTCCTGCGTTGTGCAGGCGGGCGATTATGCCGACCTGAAAGGCGCATCGGTGGTTATTCTGGCCGCTGGTGTCAGCCAGAAACCGGGTGAAACCCGCCTTGAGCTTTTGGGTCGTAACGCCGCGGTTTTTCGCGAAGTCGTTGGCGAAGTTTTGCGCGTTGCCCCCGATGCCATTTTGCTGATTGCATCGAACCCTGTTGATATCATGACCCAGATTACCGCCCGCCTGTCGGGCCTGCCCGCGGAACGGGTGATTGGGTCGGGCACGATCCTTGATACCGCGCGGTTTCGCAGCCTTCTTGGCCGCCATTTGCAAATTTCGCCGCAATCGGTGCATGCCTATGTGCTGGGGGAACATGGGGATAGCGAAGTTCTGGCGTGGTCGAATGCCAGGGCAGGGTCGGAACCGTTATTATCCTTTGCAACGCAGCTTGGCGCGCCCTTGACCGGGGCGATAAAGGCCGAAATTGATGATGGCGTGCGCAATGCGGCCTATAAAATCATTAATGGCAAAGGTGCGACCTATTATGGGATTGGTGCCGGCCTGGCGCGAATTGTGAAATCCATCGCCCAGGACCAGCAGGATGTTTTGTCGGTATCGATTGTCACACGCCATGTCGCCGGGATCGAGGATGTCGCCCTTTCAATCCCGCGTGTTGTGGGTGCGGCTGGCATATGTGCTGATATGATGCCGACCCTGGATGACGGCGAAAACGAAGCCCTGCATCGCAGTGCCAGTATGCTGAAAACAACCATCGAGGCGGTTGAACTGTGA
- a CDS encoding ribonuclease activity regulator RraA: protein MTFKLSAETRAKYMQVSTATLCTALFKRGLRNQFIQDVRPLKADGPNMVGEAYTLRYIPAREDLNPITVFQNPEHPQRVAVEQCPEGAVMVIDSRKDARAASAGSILVSRLMVRGVAGIVTDGGFRDSPEIAQLAIPAYHNRPSAPTNLTLHQALDINVPIGCGDVAVFPGDVVVGDREGVIIVPAEIAVEIADEAVEMTAFEDFVTEQVLGGKTIVGLYPATNPQTLEDFKAWRTKAGR from the coding sequence ATGACATTCAAACTAAGTGCCGAAACCCGCGCCAAATATATGCAGGTCAGCACTGCTACTCTGTGCACCGCCCTGTTTAAACGTGGCCTTCGCAACCAGTTCATTCAGGATGTGCGCCCGCTTAAGGCCGATGGTCCCAATATGGTGGGCGAGGCCTATACCCTGCGTTATATTCCCGCGCGCGAAGATTTGAACCCGATCACGGTTTTTCAGAACCCGGAACACCCGCAGCGCGTGGCAGTCGAACAATGCCCCGAAGGTGCGGTAATGGTGATTGACAGCCGCAAGGATGCCCGCGCGGCATCGGCTGGTTCCATTCTGGTGTCGCGCCTGATGGTGCGTGGTGTTGCGGGCATTGTTACCGATGGCGGCTTTCGCGATTCACCCGAAATCGCCCAACTGGCCATTCCGGCCTATCACAACCGCCCGTCTGCCCCCACCAATCTGACCCTGCATCAGGCCCTTGATATCAATGTGCCAATTGGGTGCGGTGATGTTGCTGTATTCCCCGGTGACGTCGTTGTGGGGGACCGTGAAGGCGTGATTATTGTGCCCGCCGAAATTGCCGTTGAAATTGCCGACGAAGCCGTTGAAATGACTGCCTTTGAAGATTTCGTCACCGAACAGGTGCTGGGCGGTAAAACCATTGTCGGCTTGTACCCGGCCACCAACCCGCAAACGCTGGAAGATTTCAAAGCCTGGCGCACAAAAGCCGGTCGGTAA
- the araD gene encoding L-arabinonate dehydratase — translation MTHKKTIKAEDLRSARWFAPDDLRSFGHRSRAMQMGLGPEDWEGKPQIAIINTWSDANPCHAHFKFRVDDIRRGITEAGGFPMELPALSLSESYVKPTTMLYRNMLAMETEELLRSHPVDGVVLMGGCDKTTPGLVMGAVSMGLPMIYVPAGPMLRGNWHGNVLGSGSDAWKYWDERRAGNISDAEWQGIEGGIARSYGHCMTMGTASTMTAIAEAMGLTLPGATSIPAADSNHIRMCTASGRRIVDMVWEDLRPDQIITAQSVENAVTVAMATGCSTNAVIHLIAMARRAGVNLDLTDFDRLSRTTPVIANIRPTGDKYLMEDFYYAGGLRALMSQLAEKLDLGCKTVTGFSLGETLEGAKVHSEDVIRPLSNPVYKEGSLAVLRGNLAPDGCVIKPSACDPKYYEHVGPALVFDSYPEMKAAVDDENLDVTADHIMVLRNVGPLGGPGMPEWGMLPIPTKLVKQGVRDMLRLSDARMSGTSYGACMLHCAPEAAIGGPLSLVKTGDMIRVSIPDRTIEMLVSDEELAKRRAEWKKPEPAFARGYGWMFGRHVKQANDGCDFDFLETGFGPTAGEPDIY, via the coding sequence ATGACACATAAAAAAACGATCAAGGCCGAAGACCTGCGCAGTGCACGGTGGTTCGCTCCCGATGATTTGCGGTCTTTTGGCCATCGTTCCCGCGCCATGCAGATGGGGTTGGGGCCGGAAGACTGGGAAGGCAAACCGCAAATCGCCATTATCAATACCTGGTCGGATGCCAATCCGTGCCACGCGCATTTCAAGTTCCGGGTCGATGATATTCGCCGTGGCATTACCGAAGCAGGCGGTTTCCCGATGGAACTTCCAGCACTGTCGCTTTCGGAAAGTTACGTGAAACCCACGACGATGCTTTATCGCAACATGCTGGCGATGGAGACGGAGGAGCTTTTGCGCTCTCACCCGGTTGATGGCGTTGTTTTGATGGGGGGGTGCGATAAAACCACGCCGGGCCTGGTAATGGGCGCGGTCAGCATGGGCCTGCCAATGATTTATGTGCCTGCTGGCCCCATGTTGCGCGGCAACTGGCATGGCAATGTGCTGGGCAGCGGGTCCGATGCCTGGAAATATTGGGATGAACGCCGGGCAGGCAATATTTCCGATGCCGAATGGCAGGGGATCGAAGGGGGTATTGCGCGTTCCTACGGCCATTGCATGACAATGGGCACAGCCAGCACCATGACGGCGATTGCCGAGGCAATGGGTTTGACCCTGCCCGGTGCAACCTCGATCCCGGCGGCGGATTCAAACCATATTCGCATGTGCACCGCATCAGGCCGGCGCATTGTCGATATGGTCTGGGAAGATTTGCGCCCGGATCAGATTATCACGGCGCAATCTGTTGAAAATGCCGTGACGGTCGCAATGGCAACGGGCTGTTCAACCAATGCGGTGATCCATCTTATTGCCATGGCGCGCCGTGCCGGGGTGAACCTTGATCTAACCGATTTTGATCGTCTAAGCCGTACGACCCCTGTGATCGCCAATATCCGCCCGACAGGGGATAAATACCTGATGGAGGATTTCTATTACGCCGGTGGTTTGCGCGCCCTGATGAGCCAGCTTGCCGAGAAGCTTGATCTTGGCTGCAAGACGGTAACGGGCTTTAGCCTGGGAGAAACGCTGGAAGGGGCGAAGGTTCATAGTGAAGATGTCATCCGCCCGCTGTCAAACCCGGTATACAAGGAAGGCTCACTGGCGGTTTTGCGCGGTAATCTTGCGCCGGATGGCTGTGTGATCAAACCGTCGGCCTGTGATCCGAAATATTATGAACATGTTGGTCCGGCCCTGGTGTTTGACAGCTACCCGGAAATGAAAGCTGCCGTTGATGATGAAAACCTCGATGTGACGGCGGACCATATTATGGTGTTGCGCAATGTCGGGCCGCTGGGCGGGCCGGGGATGCCGGAATGGGGTATGCTGCCGATCCCGACCAAGCTGGTGAAACAGGGGGTGCGCGATATGCTGCGTCTTTCCGACGCCCGCATGAGTGGTACTTCGTACGGTGCCTGTATGCTGCATTGCGCGCCCGAGGCCGCGATTGGCGGGCCGTTATCACTGGTTAAAACCGGTGATATGATCCGGGTAAGCATCCCGGACCGCACCATTGAAATGCTGGTTTCCGACGAGGAACTGGCGAAACGTCGGGCCGAATGGAAAAAGCCCGAACCCGCCTTTGCCCGTGGTTATGGCTGGATGTTTGGACGCCATGTCAAGCAAGCCAATGACGGTTGCGATTTTGACTTCCTTGAAACCGGTTTCGGCCCGACGGCCGGCGAACCCGACATTTATTAA